One window from the genome of Rariglobus hedericola encodes:
- a CDS encoding LysR family transcriptional regulator — protein MPREYQFNYELRHLVYFREVARQLHFRKAAETLSIAQPALSRQIGQLEIALGTPLFSRSRRRVELTAAGKALAERVEPVLRSLSKIPSELQALAEGGSGHIKVGFTGLAMATVLPAILREFHKKFPGIRLELNESPTSTQLIALQAGELACGFFHPEATPTPGLKTKLLLREKNGILLPSDHALSAKPSLQLRDLAATPFVLFPRAYNPGFYDRILAAFARAGVTPRIAEEVWPRANGVGFVRAGIGATFMCPSEAKQLPPEVVFRPLDGPGPESRLVIGWRSAAALDPALAAFLSIAAGAISGEP, from the coding sequence ATGCCTCGCGAGTATCAGTTTAATTATGAGCTACGCCATCTCGTTTACTTTCGAGAGGTGGCCCGGCAACTTCATTTCCGCAAGGCGGCCGAAACGCTTTCAATCGCTCAACCCGCTCTAAGCAGGCAAATTGGCCAACTAGAAATAGCGCTGGGCACTCCCCTTTTTTCACGTTCAAGGCGCCGTGTTGAGCTGACCGCAGCCGGCAAAGCCTTGGCGGAACGGGTAGAGCCGGTTCTGCGATCACTCTCAAAAATTCCATCCGAACTGCAGGCGCTCGCCGAAGGCGGCAGCGGCCACATCAAAGTCGGATTTACCGGTCTTGCCATGGCCACGGTGTTGCCGGCCATCCTGCGAGAGTTTCATAAAAAATTCCCCGGGATACGGCTCGAACTCAACGAATCGCCTACCTCAACCCAGCTGATTGCGTTGCAGGCCGGCGAACTTGCCTGCGGTTTTTTCCACCCGGAGGCAACGCCCACACCGGGGCTCAAAACCAAACTGCTCCTTCGCGAGAAAAACGGCATTCTACTTCCCTCGGATCATGCGCTGAGCGCCAAACCCTCACTGCAATTGCGCGATCTCGCGGCGACACCGTTCGTGTTATTTCCACGAGCCTATAACCCGGGTTTCTACGATCGGATTCTGGCAGCCTTCGCACGCGCCGGCGTCACTCCGCGCATCGCAGAAGAAGTGTGGCCGCGCGCCAACGGCGTAGGCTTCGTCCGCGCCGGTATCGGAGCCACCTTCATGTGTCCGTCCGAGGCAAAGCAGCTGCCACCCGAAGTGGTTTTTCGTCCACTTGATGGACCGGGACCGGAAAGCCGTCTGGTCATCGGCTGGCGATCGGCAGCGGCACTTGATCCGGCGCTCGCTGCCTTTTTATCAATCGCCGCCGGAGCGATCAGCGGAGAGCCCTGA
- the leuC gene encoding 3-isopropylmalate dehydratase large subunit — protein sequence MAKSLFQKVWDAHTVRTLANGQTQLLIGTHLIHEVTSPQAFGMLRDLGLKVAYPHRTFATVDHIIPTNELVEPYADTLAQAMMDEIRKNCAEYGVTFFDRASGKQGVVHIVGPEQGITQPGTTIACGDSHTSTHGAFGAIAFGIGTSQVRDVLATQTMALGALKVRRIEVNGKLRPGVYAKDVILHIIRLTGVNGGTGFAYEYAGSTFDGFTMEERMTVCNMSIEGGARVGYVNPDQTTFDYLKGRPYSPTGAAWDAAVESWKSYASDPGATYDDVMKIDAADIAPSVTWGINPGQGISITENIPSPETATSADEKAGIIEALEYMKLPAGKPIKGTKINVAFLGSCTNGRLSDFREVAKYIKGHKVAAGVKAIAVPGSQIVALQCEKEGIDKVLVDAGFEWRAAGCSMCLAMNPDKLIGDQLCASSSNRNFKGRQGSITGRTVLMSPVMVAAAAVTGVVSDAREVFSVN from the coding sequence ATGGCTAAATCTCTTTTCCAAAAAGTCTGGGACGCCCACACCGTCCGCACTCTGGCTAACGGCCAGACCCAGCTGCTCATCGGCACGCACCTCATTCACGAGGTCACTTCTCCCCAGGCCTTCGGCATGTTGCGCGATCTCGGCCTGAAGGTCGCCTACCCGCACCGCACGTTCGCGACGGTTGACCACATCATCCCGACCAACGAATTGGTCGAGCCCTACGCCGACACGCTCGCCCAGGCCATGATGGACGAGATCCGTAAAAACTGTGCCGAATACGGTGTCACCTTCTTTGACCGCGCCAGCGGCAAGCAGGGCGTCGTGCACATCGTCGGTCCCGAGCAGGGCATCACCCAGCCCGGCACCACCATCGCCTGCGGCGACTCTCACACGTCCACCCACGGCGCGTTCGGCGCGATCGCCTTCGGCATCGGCACGAGCCAGGTTCGCGACGTGCTCGCCACGCAGACCATGGCCCTCGGCGCCCTCAAGGTTCGCCGCATCGAGGTCAACGGCAAGCTGCGCCCCGGCGTTTACGCCAAGGACGTCATTCTCCACATCATCCGCCTCACCGGCGTGAACGGCGGCACCGGCTTCGCCTATGAATACGCGGGCAGCACCTTCGATGGCTTCACCATGGAAGAGCGCATGACCGTGTGTAACATGTCCATCGAGGGCGGCGCCCGCGTTGGCTACGTCAACCCCGACCAGACCACCTTCGATTATCTCAAGGGCCGTCCTTATTCGCCCACGGGCGCCGCTTGGGATGCCGCCGTCGAGAGCTGGAAGTCCTACGCTTCCGATCCGGGCGCGACCTACGACGACGTCATGAAAATCGACGCCGCCGACATCGCTCCGAGCGTTACTTGGGGCATCAATCCCGGCCAGGGCATCTCGATCACCGAGAATATCCCCAGCCCGGAGACCGCCACCTCCGCTGACGAGAAGGCCGGCATCATCGAGGCGCTCGAATACATGAAGCTCCCTGCCGGCAAGCCGATCAAGGGCACAAAGATCAACGTCGCCTTCCTTGGCTCCTGCACCAACGGCCGTCTCTCCGACTTCCGCGAGGTCGCCAAATACATCAAGGGCCATAAGGTCGCCGCTGGCGTTAAAGCCATCGCCGTCCCCGGTTCGCAGATCGTCGCCCTCCAGTGCGAAAAAGAAGGCATCGACAAGGTTCTCGTCGACGCCGGTTTCGAATGGCGCGCTGCCGGTTGCTCCATGTGTCTCGCTATGAATCCTGACAAGCTCATCGGCGACCAGCTCTGCGCCTCGTCGTCCAACCGCAACTTCAAGGGCCGCCAAGGTTCCATCACCGGTCGCACCGTGCTGATGAGCCCGGTCATGGTCGCCGCCGCCGCCGTCACCGGCGTGGTGTCCGACGCCCGCGAGGTCTTCTCGGTCAACTAA
- the leuD gene encoding 3-isopropylmalate dehydratase small subunit translates to MALAKITSVTGRAVNVPGNDIDTDRIIPARFMKCVTFDGLGEFVFFDVRHDPQGNKIDHPIDRPEHKGATILLSGANFGCGSSREHAPQAISKAGFKAIIAENFAEIFFGNSTTLGMPCVTASREDIAKIAAAVEKDPQVEVTIDLEKLEARFAGQSVKIAQRESARDALVNGRWDAIGELIDGLPSVRVTAGKLPYMAAS, encoded by the coding sequence ATGGCTCTCGCAAAAATCACCTCCGTCACCGGCCGCGCGGTCAACGTGCCCGGCAACGACATCGACACCGACCGTATCATCCCGGCGCGCTTCATGAAGTGCGTCACCTTCGATGGTCTCGGCGAATTCGTCTTCTTCGACGTCCGCCACGACCCGCAAGGCAACAAGATCGACCACCCGATCGATCGCCCCGAGCACAAGGGCGCGACGATCCTCCTCTCCGGCGCCAACTTCGGCTGCGGTTCCTCCCGTGAGCACGCCCCGCAGGCCATCTCCAAGGCCGGCTTCAAGGCGATCATCGCCGAGAACTTCGCCGAGATTTTCTTCGGCAACAGCACCACGCTCGGCATGCCTTGCGTGACCGCCAGCCGTGAAGATATCGCCAAGATCGCCGCCGCTGTGGAAAAGGATCCGCAAGTCGAAGTCACCATCGACCTCGAAAAGCTGGAAGCCCGTTTTGCCGGCCAGTCCGTGAAGATCGCCCAGCGCGAATCCGCCCGCGACGCGCTCGTGAATGGTCGTTGGGATGCCATCGGCGAGCTCATCGATGGCCTGCCCAGCGTGCGAGTCACCGCCGGCAAACTGCCCTACATGGCCGCTTCCTAA
- a CDS encoding MotA/TolQ/ExbB proton channel family protein: MFFAVIDIFKGADVLIYPLAVCSIALVFILVERGYALRSSAILPDDLVDAIVAGRPISGGAHSVLSRIVAFSEQHPADPDATKAFARLEIVRMERGIPYLDVIYAGAPLIGLTGTVWSLIRVFSSISGESGMPDPAKFTSGVSLALSATVIGLIIAVPALVGGGILQRRVEKYAAQIDVLLERILARNSAK; the protein is encoded by the coding sequence ATGTTTTTCGCTGTCATTGATATCTTCAAGGGGGCTGACGTCCTCATCTATCCGCTCGCGGTGTGCTCCATCGCGCTCGTGTTTATTCTCGTGGAACGCGGCTACGCATTGCGCAGCTCGGCGATTCTTCCCGATGACTTGGTCGATGCGATTGTGGCGGGCCGTCCGATCAGCGGAGGTGCGCATTCCGTGTTGTCCCGTATCGTGGCTTTCTCTGAACAGCATCCCGCCGATCCTGATGCGACCAAAGCCTTCGCCCGTCTCGAAATTGTCCGCATGGAGCGCGGCATTCCTTATCTCGATGTGATCTACGCCGGCGCGCCGCTGATCGGTCTGACCGGCACGGTGTGGTCGCTCATTCGCGTGTTCTCCAGTATTTCCGGCGAGAGCGGCATGCCTGATCCGGCTAAGTTTACCAGCGGCGTCTCGCTGGCGCTATCGGCCACCGTGATCGGTTTGATCATCGCGGTGCCAGCTCTGGTCGGCGGTGGCATCCTGCAACGCCGTGTGGAAAAATACGCCGCGCAAATCGACGTGCTGCTCGAGCGCATTCTGGCCCGTAACTCCGCCAAATAA
- a CDS encoding ExbD/TolR family protein, with protein sequence MSGLYQRRRKRPELNLVPLIDVLVMLVFFSFVTMQFRSSATLNITLPKVETAGKNEFKGTVTIGIGADGTLSFNGKQASEAQLAELLRQVRDLDKDTPVLIRADETTPLKTLTFVMDACRKTGLNRFSLQSR encoded by the coding sequence ATGAGCGGACTTTACCAACGCCGGCGCAAGCGTCCCGAGCTCAATCTCGTGCCGCTGATCGACGTGCTCGTGATGCTCGTTTTCTTCTCGTTTGTGACGATGCAGTTTCGTTCATCGGCCACGCTTAACATCACGCTGCCCAAGGTGGAAACCGCCGGTAAAAACGAATTCAAGGGAACGGTCACCATCGGTATCGGCGCCGATGGCACGCTCTCTTTCAACGGCAAGCAGGCGAGCGAGGCGCAACTGGCCGAGCTTCTTCGTCAGGTGCGCGATCTCGACAAGGACACGCCGGTGCTCATTCGCGCCGACGAAACCACGCCGCTGAAGACACTGACCTTTGTGATGGATGCCTGCCGCAAGACCGGTCTCAACCGGTTCAGCCTGCAGAGCCGCTGA
- a CDS encoding DedA family protein, translated as MDLLKKLVDFILHIDAHLSEIIRDYGMWTYGVLFLIIFAETGLVVMPLLPGDSLLFAAGALAALPESGLNVHLMAFLLFIAAVLGDSLNYWIGNKIGPAVFRREDSIWLRKKHLERAHQFFERYGGRAIILARFVPIVRTFVPFVAGVGAMTYRRFFMFNVVGGFIWIYAFTYLGFFFGNLPLVKKNFGLVIMAIIVVSVLPIVFEFARGWLAKRKLSGSAG; from the coding sequence ATTGATCTGCTCAAGAAGCTCGTAGACTTCATCCTCCACATCGATGCACACCTGTCCGAAATCATCCGTGATTACGGCATGTGGACCTACGGCGTCCTCTTCCTGATCATCTTTGCCGAAACCGGTCTGGTAGTCATGCCGCTGCTGCCCGGCGATTCCCTTCTCTTTGCTGCCGGTGCACTCGCCGCCCTGCCCGAGTCCGGGCTGAACGTGCACCTGATGGCCTTCCTGTTGTTCATCGCCGCAGTGCTCGGTGATTCGCTCAACTATTGGATCGGCAACAAAATCGGCCCTGCCGTTTTTCGTCGCGAAGACTCCATCTGGCTGCGCAAAAAACATCTCGAACGTGCCCATCAGTTTTTCGAACGCTACGGCGGCCGCGCCATCATCCTCGCGCGCTTCGTGCCCATCGTGCGCACCTTCGTTCCCTTCGTCGCCGGTGTCGGTGCGATGACTTACCGCCGCTTCTTCATGTTCAATGTCGTCGGCGGCTTCATCTGGATCTACGCCTTCACTTATCTGGGATTCTTCTTCGGCAATCTGCCGCTCGTGAAGAAAAATTTCGGTCTGGTGATTATGGCCATCATCGTGGTTTCAGTGCTGCCCATCGTGTTTGAATTCGCACGCGGCTGGCTCGCGAAACGCAAGCTCAGCGGCTCTGCAGGCTGA
- a CDS encoding small basic protein has protein sequence MSQHKSLQGANGLVIKRNVLKRFERVAILKKRGQWKEGERVSGLRKTKPDV, from the coding sequence ATGTCACAGCACAAAAGTCTCCAAGGCGCCAACGGTCTCGTCATCAAGCGCAATGTCCTGAAGCGCTTCGAGCGCGTCGCCATCCTCAAGAAGCGCGGTCAGTGGAAAGAAGGCGAACGCGTTTCCGGCCTTCGCAAGACCAAGCCCGACGTCTGA
- the cutA gene encoding divalent-cation tolerance protein CutA, producing MLIAWTTVPTKVMAETLAASAVASHLAACVQIDGPITSHYIWQGKPEKTEEYRLTFKVLLAKISLLETWLHARHPYQTPEWIVVKAEHVAEKYLSWARENS from the coding sequence ATGCTCATCGCCTGGACCACCGTGCCCACCAAGGTCATGGCCGAAACACTGGCCGCTTCCGCCGTGGCCTCGCATTTGGCTGCTTGCGTGCAAATCGACGGCCCGATCACGTCCCATTATATCTGGCAGGGCAAACCTGAGAAAACCGAGGAGTATCGACTGACCTTCAAGGTGTTATTGGCCAAAATCAGCCTGTTGGAGACATGGCTCCATGCACGTCATCCCTACCAGACTCCCGAGTGGATTGTGGTAAAGGCTGAACATGTTGCAGAAAAATACTTGTCATGGGCACGAGAGAACTCTTAG
- a CDS encoding DNA-directed RNA polymerase subunit omega codes for MRDDYLKEAHKVIPDANILINVVSRRVKQLRRGQRALVESLEKLSPEDIALREIIEGKITYQEAAN; via the coding sequence ATGAGAGACGACTATCTTAAAGAAGCCCACAAAGTCATTCCGGACGCCAACATCTTGATCAACGTGGTCTCGCGCCGCGTTAAGCAGCTCCGCCGCGGTCAACGCGCCCTCGTGGAGTCCCTCGAGAAGCTCTCCCCTGAAGATATCGCCCTGCGCGAAATCATCGAGGGTAAGATCACTTACCAAGAGGCCGCCAACTAA
- the smpB gene encoding SsrA-binding protein SmpB: protein MSAQKKDSKRFTEVRNAKALRDYHVEERFEAGVALQGTEVKAIRAGRAQISDAFGKFEKGELWLFNAHIDEYAFGNLNNHAARRTRKLLLHSHQIRKIAQAMQVGGRVLVPLRMYFKEALVKVEVAICIGKQLHDKRDDLRKKAEMTEVAKIIKTTRRA from the coding sequence ATGTCCGCCCAGAAAAAAGATTCCAAACGCTTCACGGAAGTCCGCAACGCCAAGGCGCTGCGTGATTATCATGTGGAAGAACGGTTCGAGGCGGGCGTCGCGTTGCAAGGCACGGAGGTGAAGGCGATTCGCGCCGGTCGCGCGCAGATCAGCGATGCCTTCGGTAAATTTGAAAAAGGCGAGCTGTGGTTGTTCAACGCACACATCGACGAATACGCGTTCGGCAATCTCAACAACCATGCGGCGCGTCGCACCCGCAAATTGCTTTTGCACAGTCATCAGATCCGCAAGATCGCGCAGGCCATGCAGGTCGGTGGTCGCGTGCTGGTGCCGCTGCGCATGTATTTCAAGGAAGCACTGGTCAAGGTCGAGGTCGCCATCTGCATCGGCAAACAACTCCACGACAAGCGCGACGACCTGCGTAAAAAAGCCGAGATGACGGAAGTCGCCAAAATCATCAAAACCACCCGTCGCGCATGA
- the thrB gene encoding homoserine kinase, with protein sequence MSTLLSTVTVRVPGSTSNCGAGFDTLGLALQIYNQVTLTRVDGDAPRPVTAADGRAQAMVETSAAAFFAAARIRPFGFSYQITGDVPPARGLGSSVTVIGGVLGGLNALSGVSLSGHQLVAIATAIEGHPDNAAAGILGGFCVARCDATTGAYVDTVRVELPEELAFVATSPDVEMLTKESRGVLPATLPYFDAVKSINSTAYLVAAMVSGEYERLRHSVTDYMHEPYRLPRIPGGRSAITAGVAAGAYTGWLSGSGSTVLCVAPKSVAGEVARAMQAAFTEAGLTSTARVLSADNTGLTVE encoded by the coding sequence ATGAGCACTCTTCTTTCGACCGTGACCGTCCGCGTGCCGGGCAGCACCTCCAACTGCGGCGCGGGATTCGACACCCTAGGCCTCGCGTTGCAGATCTACAACCAGGTGACGTTGACCCGCGTCGACGGTGATGCGCCGCGACCGGTGACGGCAGCCGACGGGCGCGCCCAAGCAATGGTGGAGACTTCCGCGGCGGCTTTTTTTGCCGCGGCCCGCATTCGCCCCTTTGGATTTTCGTATCAGATAACTGGAGACGTGCCGCCCGCCCGCGGACTGGGCTCCAGCGTTACCGTGATCGGCGGCGTGCTGGGCGGCTTGAATGCGCTTTCGGGCGTGTCGCTTTCGGGGCATCAATTGGTGGCCATCGCGACGGCGATTGAAGGACATCCCGATAATGCCGCGGCGGGTATTCTCGGTGGCTTTTGCGTGGCGCGCTGTGATGCCACGACCGGTGCGTATGTCGATACCGTGCGCGTCGAACTCCCGGAGGAGCTGGCCTTCGTGGCCACGTCTCCCGATGTGGAAATGCTCACCAAGGAATCCCGTGGAGTCCTCCCGGCTACGCTTCCGTATTTCGATGCGGTGAAGAGCATCAACAGCACGGCCTACCTGGTGGCGGCCATGGTTTCGGGCGAATACGAGCGTCTGCGTCATTCGGTGACCGATTACATGCACGAGCCCTATCGTTTGCCGCGTATTCCCGGCGGTCGGTCTGCCATCACGGCGGGTGTGGCGGCGGGCGCTTACACCGGTTGGTTGAGCGGCAGCGGATCGACTGTGCTCTGCGTGGCGCCGAAGTCGGTTGCCGGCGAGGTGGCGCGTGCGATGCAGGCGGCGTTTACCGAAGCCGGCCTGACCAGCACCGCGCGCGTGTTGTCGGCCGATAACACCGGGTTAACGGTGGAGTGA
- a CDS encoding response regulator encodes MEDQAGKAIVIVDDEMSFTDLLGRLLGEHFQCPILTFSNPVTALETIPLLDIGMLVTDYYMPHLNGIELIRGAIARSAIAPPCVLITGHALDEDSDIARMACFKGILAKPFRWQQLASLIEQHWPADAPSPLRPGAVSLHR; translated from the coding sequence GTGGAAGATCAAGCGGGTAAAGCCATCGTGATCGTAGACGACGAAATGTCGTTCACCGATCTTTTAGGCCGCTTGTTGGGTGAACACTTTCAGTGTCCGATCCTCACGTTCAGCAATCCGGTGACCGCGCTCGAAACGATCCCCCTCCTGGATATTGGCATGCTGGTGACCGACTATTACATGCCGCATCTAAACGGCATTGAATTGATTCGTGGCGCCATCGCCCGCTCCGCGATCGCGCCTCCTTGCGTTCTCATCACCGGCCACGCACTCGATGAGGATTCCGACATCGCGCGCATGGCTTGCTTCAAAGGCATTCTCGCCAAGCCGTTTCGCTGGCAGCAACTCGCCTCGCTGATCGAACAGCACTGGCCGGCCGATGCACCTTCGCCCCTTCGTCCGGGCGCTGTGTCACTCCACCGTTAA
- a CDS encoding tRNA (cytidine(34)-2'-O)-methyltransferase has product MLHIVLFQPEIPQNTGNIGRMCALTKSRLHLIHPLGYEITDKHLKRAGMDYWHSLDVHHHADWAAFKASPSGPKRLWLFTTKTTQSYWDASFTDEDGLVFGNEGHGAPEWLHEEFGADRRLTIPHANHELRSLNLSTAAGIACYEALRQTKLIG; this is encoded by the coding sequence ATGCTGCACATCGTCCTTTTCCAGCCAGAGATTCCTCAAAACACCGGTAACATCGGTCGCATGTGTGCGCTCACGAAGTCGCGGCTGCATTTGATTCATCCGCTCGGCTACGAGATTACGGACAAACATCTCAAGCGCGCCGGCATGGACTACTGGCATTCGCTCGACGTGCATCACCACGCGGACTGGGCGGCGTTCAAAGCCAGTCCGTCAGGCCCGAAGCGCTTGTGGTTGTTCACTACAAAGACGACGCAGAGTTATTGGGACGCGAGTTTCACCGACGAAGACGGCCTGGTGTTTGGCAACGAAGGCCACGGCGCGCCGGAGTGGTTGCACGAGGAGTTCGGCGCGGATCGCCGGCTGACGATCCCGCATGCGAACCACGAGCTGCGCTCGCTCAACCTGAGCACAGCGGCCGGCATCGCCTGTTATGAGGCGCTGCGGCAGACGAAGCTGATCGGCTGA
- a CDS encoding alpha/beta hydrolase, with the protein MNAAPLPLWPSAAPGALGDKPQDIPTLTAYLPAPEKRNGATMLILPGGGYGGLAGHEGKGYADWFVAQGITCYVLQYRLGTHGYHHPVMLNDAARALRMVRSFAKRDGLDPARIGIIGSSAGGHLASTLLTHFDAGQADATDAIERESSRPDLGILCYPVITLGEFTHQGSKHNLLGKNPPEDLVRFLSNELQVTKETPPCFIWHTVEDQAVPVENALLFASALRKAGVPFDLHIYQNGHHGLGLPMHNKIAPPWDADCLFWLKQRGFIPAAAK; encoded by the coding sequence ATGAACGCCGCCCCGCTGCCCCTTTGGCCTTCCGCTGCACCCGGTGCCCTCGGTGATAAACCACAGGACATCCCCACGCTCACCGCATATTTGCCCGCGCCTGAAAAACGCAACGGTGCCACCATGCTTATCCTGCCCGGTGGCGGCTACGGCGGTCTCGCCGGCCACGAAGGCAAGGGCTACGCGGACTGGTTCGTCGCGCAAGGCATCACCTGCTACGTGCTGCAATACCGGCTCGGCACCCACGGCTATCACCATCCGGTAATGCTTAACGACGCCGCCCGCGCTCTGCGCATGGTCCGCTCCTTCGCCAAACGTGACGGACTCGATCCCGCTCGCATCGGCATCATCGGTTCCTCCGCCGGCGGCCATCTCGCCTCGACACTCCTCACCCACTTCGACGCCGGCCAAGCCGACGCTACCGATGCTATCGAACGTGAGAGTTCGCGGCCCGACCTCGGCATTCTTTGCTACCCTGTAATCACGCTCGGCGAATTCACCCACCAAGGTTCCAAGCATAATCTACTCGGCAAAAACCCGCCCGAAGACCTCGTTCGCTTTCTTTCCAACGAGCTCCAGGTCACGAAAGAAACTCCACCCTGCTTCATCTGGCACACGGTCGAAGACCAGGCTGTCCCCGTGGAAAATGCCCTGCTCTTCGCCTCCGCGTTGCGCAAGGCCGGCGTGCCGTTCGATCTGCACATCTACCAAAATGGCCACCACGGACTCGGCTTGCCGATGCACAACAAGATCGCGCCGCCGTGGGATGCCGACTGCCTTTTCTGGCTCAAACAGCGCGGGTTCATCCCGGCAGCTGCCAAATAA